The Tardiphaga alba genome includes a window with the following:
- a CDS encoding diguanylate cyclase domain-containing protein has protein sequence MSDCPSRQIAVSDDAELIATLRAQLAAQQAELERQAAKLAHSQKIFDRASAAARIGVWECELPSEALTWTDVVYDIFDLPRGVMPERGATLKCYPEESVRELTKRRSKAIQDRTGFTLDAEIISFKGIRRWIRITATVESVDGVAVRIFGMKQDITEEKLLADRTRYLAEFDVLTGLANRSQFQSRLSLLDHASPQRVRPFGALLLIDLDEFKPVNDSLGHAAGDECLKQAAERIRDVCPSAELVARIGGDEFAVLLGPDARLAEASDAARAIIAHLGYPMEYRGYQLKIGASIGIALADHHTPSAQLNVMADAALYAAKKAGRNTFRIHKAGVSALAGNSFTDRSSDDAATSSAAGSLSTFRALTGS, from the coding sequence ATGTCAGATTGCCCGTCCAGGCAAATCGCCGTTTCCGACGACGCCGAGCTGATTGCTACTCTGCGGGCACAGCTCGCGGCTCAGCAGGCCGAACTCGAACGGCAGGCCGCGAAACTCGCCCATAGCCAGAAGATTTTTGACCGGGCCTCCGCAGCCGCGCGCATCGGCGTCTGGGAATGCGAATTGCCGAGCGAAGCGCTCACCTGGACCGATGTGGTCTATGACATCTTCGATCTCCCGCGCGGGGTGATGCCCGAGCGTGGCGCAACGCTCAAATGCTATCCGGAAGAATCCGTCCGCGAATTGACCAAGCGGCGCAGCAAGGCCATCCAGGACCGCACCGGCTTCACGCTCGATGCTGAAATCATCAGCTTCAAGGGTATCCGGCGCTGGATCAGGATCACGGCAACGGTCGAGTCCGTCGATGGTGTTGCCGTCCGTATCTTCGGCATGAAGCAGGACATCACCGAAGAGAAGCTGCTCGCCGATCGTACCCGTTATCTCGCCGAATTCGACGTGTTGACGGGTCTCGCCAATCGCAGCCAGTTTCAGTCACGGTTGTCGTTGCTGGATCATGCATCGCCACAGCGTGTCCGCCCGTTCGGTGCCTTGCTGCTGATCGACCTTGATGAATTCAAGCCTGTGAATGACAGCCTCGGCCATGCCGCCGGTGACGAATGCCTGAAGCAAGCGGCAGAGCGAATCCGCGATGTCTGCCCTAGTGCAGAGCTTGTCGCGCGAATCGGCGGTGACGAATTTGCCGTATTGTTGGGCCCCGATGCCCGGCTTGCCGAAGCATCCGACGCTGCCCGTGCGATCATCGCGCATCTGGGCTATCCCATGGAATATCGCGGCTATCAATTGAAGATCGGTGCATCCATTGGCATCGCATTAGCGGACCATCATACGCCGTCCGCACAGCTCAATGTGATGGCTGACGCGGCGCTCTATGCAGCCAAGAAAGCCGGTCGAAATACGTTTCGAATTCACAAGGCCGGTGTCTCCGCACTAGCGGGCAATTCGTTCACGGATCGATCATCGGACGATGCCGCGACGTCTAGCGCCGCGGGATCGCTATCGACATTTCGCGCTCTTACAGGTTCATGA
- the coaA gene encoding type I pantothenate kinase → MDMRAPEQKYDPYRNYTRQQWSKLRDDMPMALNADEIAALRSMHDRLDLREVEEIYLPLSRLLSMYVGAHQRLYIAQRKFLHIEDRKMPYIIGVAGSVAVGKSTTARVLQALLARWSPKPKVDLVTTDGFLFPNAVLERNGIMQKKGFPESYDLPLLLQFLSDIKAGRTNVRAPVYSHLTYDIVPDRFVEIDQPDILIVEGVNVLQAGRLPRDGKAVPVVSDFFDFSVYIDADEPVLREWYVKRFLALRDTAFHDPRSYFNRYALLSDEEATATALAIWERTNLANLEDNILPTRPRATLILKKGADHVIENVALRRL, encoded by the coding sequence ATGGATATGCGGGCCCCCGAGCAGAAATACGATCCGTATCGCAACTACACACGCCAACAGTGGTCGAAGTTGCGCGACGACATGCCGATGGCGCTCAATGCCGATGAGATCGCGGCGCTGCGCTCGATGCATGATCGTCTCGATCTGCGCGAGGTCGAGGAGATCTATCTGCCGCTGTCGCGCCTGCTCTCGATGTATGTCGGCGCGCATCAGCGGCTCTATATCGCGCAGCGCAAATTCCTGCATATCGAAGATCGCAAGATGCCGTATATCATCGGCGTCGCCGGTTCGGTCGCGGTCGGCAAGTCCACCACGGCCCGCGTGTTGCAGGCATTGCTCGCGCGCTGGTCGCCGAAGCCGAAGGTTGATCTCGTCACGACCGACGGTTTCCTGTTTCCGAATGCGGTGCTCGAGCGCAATGGCATCATGCAGAAGAAAGGCTTTCCGGAAAGCTACGATCTACCGCTGCTTCTGCAGTTCCTCAGCGACATCAAGGCCGGCCGCACCAATGTGCGCGCGCCCGTCTATTCGCATCTCACTTACGACATCGTGCCCGACAGATTCGTCGAGATCGATCAACCCGACATCCTGATCGTCGAAGGCGTCAATGTGTTGCAGGCCGGCCGCCTGCCGCGCGACGGCAAGGCGGTGCCTGTCGTCTCGGATTTCTTCGACTTCTCGGTCTATATCGATGCCGACGAGCCGGTGCTGCGCGAATGGTATGTGAAGCGCTTCCTGGCGCTGCGTGATACCGCGTTCCACGATCCGCGATCTTACTTCAATCGCTATGCGCTGCTGTCGGATGAGGAGGCGACGGCAACGGCGCTGGCGATCTGGGAACGCACCAACTTAGCGAATCTCGAAGACAACATTTTGCCGACACGACCGCGCGCGACGCTGATCCTGAAGAAGGGTGCTGACCACGTGATCGAAAACGTGGCGCTGCGGCGGCTTTAG
- a CDS encoding response regulator produces the protein MRRFARRFPWLAFLIRSFVMFSAAFGGAYGFISASASPTAGYDPHAFAIGASFLFALACVALVTMSIRMRFLQKRMRKVSALNEALVDRNWELKEAEERARHLFEAQDDLIVIRDQAGRITYVNDAYCTLAETPRDALVGSAFELTVLEQGDSAHEPNGTSIHDQCIASATGPRWIAWREGMVRIDANRPAELQSVGRDVTDRTETERALSDARDHANAANRAKSRFLAMASHEIRTPLNGILGMSGLLLDTQLSPEQTTYTRAVKTSGESLLSLIEELLDYSKIEAGKIDLDYRPFALSTLIEDITELLAPRAQARDLEIAAYIDERLPLEVIGDSGRLRQVLLNLTGNAIKFTNKGGVAVIVEPGIWPNEISFIVRDTGIGIASDAQQRIFREFEQADERTARHFGGTGLGLSISERIVKRMNGRITLQSAPGIGSTFEVSIPLVASNDRAEAFLPPDLTGQSVMLVAPQSIETSLIARRLERWGAATCMVSDPEVALALMPERTWRAVLIDRALGADAFERLSERAIPHATQRIGLFTPAMRHELQPTATTGLTGYLIKPLRAASLAKLLDMPAHAQATIEETESTASEMTAGEGLSILVAEDNEINALLMRSLLTRLGHRTVVTTNGEQALESWLASDAAGTPFDLVLMDIQMPKLDGIETAKRIRAREAGQRVRRTPILALTANTLVEDRYACFEAGMDGFLLKPLDREKLEEALKHLATGRQLTV, from the coding sequence ATGCGCCGCTTCGCCCGCCGCTTTCCGTGGCTGGCCTTCCTCATTCGCTCCTTCGTGATGTTTTCGGCCGCCTTTGGCGGCGCCTATGGGTTCATCTCTGCCAGCGCCTCGCCGACCGCGGGCTACGATCCGCACGCTTTTGCCATCGGCGCCAGCTTCCTGTTCGCACTGGCCTGCGTGGCTCTCGTCACCATGAGCATTCGCATGCGCTTCCTGCAGAAGCGGATGCGCAAGGTTTCCGCGCTCAATGAAGCATTGGTCGATCGCAACTGGGAACTGAAGGAGGCCGAGGAACGCGCACGGCATCTGTTCGAGGCGCAGGACGATCTCATCGTCATCCGCGACCAGGCCGGCCGCATCACCTATGTCAACGACGCCTATTGCACGCTGGCGGAGACGCCGCGCGACGCGCTGGTGGGCAGCGCTTTCGAACTCACCGTGCTGGAGCAGGGTGACAGCGCCCATGAGCCGAACGGCACCTCGATCCATGATCAATGCATCGCCAGCGCCACCGGCCCGCGCTGGATCGCGTGGCGCGAGGGCATGGTGCGGATCGATGCCAACCGCCCGGCCGAACTGCAAAGCGTCGGCCGCGACGTCACCGATCGTACCGAGACCGAACGCGCGCTGTCCGATGCGCGCGACCATGCCAATGCCGCGAACCGCGCCAAGTCGCGCTTCCTTGCCATGGCGAGCCACGAAATCCGCACGCCACTGAACGGCATTCTGGGCATGAGCGGACTGCTGCTCGACACCCAGCTTTCGCCGGAGCAGACCACCTATACCCGCGCCGTGAAGACCTCCGGCGAGTCGCTGTTGTCGCTGATCGAGGAACTGCTCGATTACTCCAAGATCGAAGCCGGCAAGATTGATCTCGACTACCGGCCTTTCGCGCTCTCCACGCTGATCGAAGACATCACCGAATTGCTGGCACCTCGTGCACAGGCCCGCGATCTGGAAATCGCCGCCTATATCGATGAGCGACTGCCGCTGGAGGTGATCGGCGATTCCGGGCGTCTGCGGCAGGTGCTGCTCAATCTCACCGGCAACGCCATCAAGTTCACGAACAAAGGCGGCGTCGCCGTCATCGTCGAACCCGGTATCTGGCCGAACGAAATCAGCTTCATCGTGCGCGATACCGGTATCGGCATCGCGTCCGACGCGCAGCAGCGCATCTTCCGCGAATTCGAACAGGCGGATGAGCGAACCGCGCGGCATTTCGGTGGCACCGGGCTCGGACTGTCCATCAGCGAGCGCATCGTCAAGCGCATGAACGGCCGCATTACGCTGCAAAGTGCGCCCGGCATCGGTTCGACCTTTGAAGTCTCGATTCCGCTGGTTGCCTCCAACGACCGTGCCGAGGCCTTCCTGCCACCGGATCTCACCGGCCAATCCGTGATGCTGGTCGCGCCGCAGAGCATCGAGACCTCGTTGATCGCGCGCCGGCTGGAGCGCTGGGGCGCCGCCACCTGCATGGTGTCCGACCCGGAAGTGGCGCTGGCGCTGATGCCGGAACGCACCTGGCGCGCAGTCCTGATCGATCGCGCGCTCGGCGCCGATGCATTTGAGCGGCTGAGCGAGCGTGCGATCCCGCACGCGACGCAACGCATCGGATTGTTCACGCCAGCAATGCGGCACGAATTGCAGCCGACGGCGACGACAGGGCTGACCGGTTATCTGATCAAACCGTTGCGCGCGGCATCCCTCGCGAAGCTGCTCGACATGCCGGCACATGCACAGGCGACCATCGAGGAAACCGAATCTACGGCCAGCGAGATGACAGCGGGCGAGGGACTATCGATCCTCGTTGCCGAAGACAACGAGATCAATGCGCTCCTGATGCGCTCGCTGCTGACGCGGCTGGGGCATCGCACGGTGGTGACGACCAATGGCGAGCAGGCGCTGGAATCCTGGCTTGCCTCGGATGCGGCAGGGACACCGTTCGACCTGGTGCTGATGGACATCCAGATGCCGAAACTCGACGGCATCGAGACCGCAAAGCGCATCCGCGCCCGCGAAGCCGGCCAGCGCGTGCGGCGGACGCCGATCCTGGCGCTCACCGCGAATACGCTGGTGGAAGATCGTTATGCCTGTTTCGAAGCGGGGATGGACGGCTTCCTGCTGAAGCCGCTGGATCGCGAGAAGCTGGAAGAGGCGCTGAAGCATCTGGCCACCGGCCGGCAACTGACGGTGTAG
- a CDS encoding TonB-dependent receptor plug domain-containing protein, whose translation MNFSSKTFLATTALVSLAFPAAAQNAVPLNEIIVQGTLASSVQTANDLRRAAPNSKIIIEAEQLNQFNDQSVGDAIRRLPGVTFPRVNRSRDIKLRGLGKEYTQVLLDGRPIIDGDSSRNMEVDRIPTIFVERIEITRSPLASQDSQGSAGTINIITKRNFGPSGGGISLGAGHVENFGTAGDASGWTGGQTGPVKYFIGGGYQRRLLEESNNTYNYTGAAGTTPNRATIQDQKRTFDEYTALGRFEFKANDVNTFTVAPTYLKTEERRAQSENRTNTAMTFVDRNTTEVRNRVRENYGSYFEWAQTHNNFVSSKIFADVQQAREDTARDSIQTSYNATGIVTGVVPGYTFNPVTLTRVAPGAAVTTQWDGHTFESGMGLNRLTRGENDGGRADGSRTYDIREDVYYGYLSDSFSILGTDKLTAAVRVEHSNTATTDFRGLETERTETNLNPSLNYKIALAQDTDLRAGIARTVRRPDLRDLTPTVRRGGGTPGDPDTRGNPNAVPEKVWGADLGVDHYFYHRLGILSANVFARNFEDKLERRLTQGYTGEPTRWISDLRNAGNGNAYGLELEGRIPLRMLSMPNLTLWSNATLIKTELTDPQTLQTRRFAEQPDAIVNVGLDYYVEAWRTTFGLNYNRSFAYSQDILQTGTTVNTLFNQRTEYNALNRLDFSMKIALTPNASISFSALNLTRPLFRTRQTTYSPAGVITNVANYEEPSHSLYYVRTSFTW comes from the coding sequence ATGAATTTCAGCAGCAAGACTTTCTTGGCGACGACGGCACTCGTATCTCTGGCATTCCCTGCGGCAGCGCAGAATGCCGTTCCACTGAATGAAATTATCGTCCAGGGCACGCTCGCCTCATCAGTTCAAACCGCAAACGACCTGCGACGTGCGGCGCCAAACTCGAAAATTATCATCGAGGCCGAGCAGCTCAATCAATTCAACGACCAGAGCGTCGGCGACGCGATCCGTCGCCTGCCGGGCGTCACCTTCCCGCGCGTCAACCGTTCGCGGGACATCAAGCTGCGCGGGCTGGGCAAGGAATACACGCAGGTTCTGCTCGACGGTCGGCCGATCATCGACGGTGATTCCAGCCGCAACATGGAGGTCGATCGCATTCCGACGATCTTCGTCGAGCGCATCGAAATCACGCGCAGCCCGCTGGCGTCGCAGGACTCGCAAGGCTCTGCGGGCACCATCAATATCATCACCAAGCGCAATTTCGGACCTTCCGGCGGCGGCATTTCGCTGGGTGCCGGACATGTCGAGAATTTCGGCACCGCGGGCGATGCGTCGGGCTGGACCGGCGGCCAGACCGGCCCCGTGAAATACTTCATCGGCGGCGGCTATCAGCGACGCCTGCTGGAAGAGAGCAACAACACCTATAATTACACAGGCGCAGCCGGAACGACGCCAAACCGCGCGACGATCCAGGATCAGAAGCGCACCTTCGACGAATATACGGCGCTCGGTCGCTTCGAATTCAAGGCCAACGACGTCAATACGTTCACGGTGGCGCCAACCTACCTGAAGACCGAGGAACGGCGCGCGCAGAGCGAGAACCGCACCAATACGGCGATGACGTTTGTCGATCGCAACACCACAGAAGTGCGCAACCGCGTCCGTGAAAACTACGGCAGCTATTTCGAATGGGCGCAGACCCACAACAATTTCGTCAGCAGCAAGATCTTTGCGGATGTCCAGCAGGCACGTGAAGACACTGCGCGCGACAGTATACAGACATCCTACAATGCGACAGGAATCGTGACCGGCGTGGTCCCCGGCTACACATTCAATCCCGTCACCCTCACGCGCGTTGCGCCCGGCGCAGCCGTCACCACGCAGTGGGATGGACACACGTTCGAAAGCGGAATGGGCCTCAATCGCCTGACACGCGGCGAGAACGACGGCGGCCGCGCCGACGGCTCACGCACCTACGACATTCGCGAGGACGTCTATTACGGCTATCTGAGCGACAGCTTCTCGATCCTCGGCACCGATAAGCTCACCGCGGCCGTTCGCGTCGAGCACAGCAACACGGCGACCACGGATTTCCGCGGCCTGGAAACCGAGCGCACCGAAACGAACCTCAACCCGTCTCTGAACTACAAGATCGCACTGGCACAGGACACCGATCTGCGCGCCGGCATCGCGCGCACCGTACGTCGCCCGGATCTGCGCGATCTCACGCCGACCGTACGCCGAGGCGGCGGAACGCCCGGCGACCCTGATACGCGTGGCAACCCCAATGCAGTCCCTGAAAAGGTCTGGGGCGCGGATCTCGGCGTCGATCACTATTTCTATCATCGTCTCGGAATCCTGTCAGCCAATGTGTTCGCGCGCAACTTCGAGGACAAGCTGGAGCGCCGACTGACCCAGGGCTACACGGGCGAACCGACGCGCTGGATTTCCGATCTGCGCAACGCCGGCAATGGCAATGCCTATGGCCTCGAACTGGAAGGCCGCATTCCGCTGCGCATGTTGAGCATGCCGAACCTGACCCTGTGGTCGAATGCGACGCTGATCAAGACCGAACTGACCGACCCGCAGACGCTGCAGACACGCCGTTTCGCCGAACAGCCCGACGCCATCGTCAATGTTGGCCTTGACTACTATGTCGAGGCATGGCGAACGACGTTCGGCCTGAACTATAATCGGTCCTTCGCCTATTCGCAGGATATCCTGCAGACCGGCACAACGGTGAACACGCTGTTCAACCAGCGCACGGAATACAATGCACTGAACAGGCTCGACTTCTCCATGAAGATCGCGCTGACGCCGAATGCCAGCATCTCGTTCTCGGCACTGAACCTGACCCGGCCGCTATTCCGCACGCGGCAGACGACCTACTCTCCGGCGGGGGTCATCACCAACGTCGCCAATTACGAGGAGCCATCGCACAGCCTGTATTATGTGCGCACCAGCTTCACCTGGTAA
- a CDS encoding MBL fold metallo-hydrolase translates to MTSDVSRRSLLALGAGLGAGLGANLIAPGLIGSASAKAPKLGTQAPYFHRFNFGDAEVSVVSDGPLPLGDPSGTFVGVPKEDVQKMLTDNFLSSSNVILEQNVPIINMNDKLIMFDTGMGTSKLFGPTTGRLMKSIAEAGIKPEQIDAIVCSHAHIDHIGGIVGADDKPLFPNAQVYISEEDFKFWTDEGKMGSPLKDFIVHARKNLMPVKDRLVFFKDNQEFLPGITAMHAPGHTFGHHMFMITSAGKSFAFLGDLTHHQVLLLEKPRMEFSYDSDPKMAAASRVKMLDMLAANKIAVMSYHFAWPGYGHVVKAGDGFRYIAEPMIMNL, encoded by the coding sequence ATGACTTCAGACGTCTCGCGACGTTCGCTGCTCGCACTCGGTGCAGGACTGGGTGCAGGGCTTGGCGCAAACCTCATCGCTCCCGGCCTGATCGGCAGCGCATCGGCGAAAGCGCCGAAGCTCGGCACTCAGGCGCCATACTTCCATCGCTTCAATTTCGGTGACGCTGAAGTGTCCGTCGTGTCCGACGGGCCGCTTCCGCTGGGTGATCCCTCCGGCACCTTTGTCGGTGTGCCCAAGGAAGACGTGCAGAAAATGCTGACGGACAATTTCCTGTCGAGCAGCAACGTCATCCTCGAACAGAACGTGCCGATCATCAACATGAATGACAAACTCATCATGTTCGACACCGGCATGGGCACGTCGAAACTTTTCGGCCCCACCACCGGCCGTCTGATGAAGAGCATCGCCGAAGCCGGCATCAAGCCCGAGCAGATCGACGCCATCGTCTGCTCGCACGCGCATATCGATCATATCGGTGGCATTGTCGGTGCCGACGACAAGCCGCTATTCCCGAATGCGCAGGTCTATATCAGCGAAGAAGATTTCAAGTTCTGGACCGACGAGGGCAAGATGGGCTCGCCGCTCAAGGACTTCATCGTCCATGCGCGCAAGAACCTGATGCCGGTGAAGGACCGCCTCGTCTTCTTCAAGGACAATCAGGAGTTCCTGCCCGGCATCACCGCCATGCATGCGCCCGGCCACACCTTCGGCCACCACATGTTCATGATCACGTCCGCAGGAAAGTCCTTCGCATTCCTGGGCGATCTCACCCACCATCAGGTGCTTTTGCTCGAGAAGCCGCGCATGGAGTTCTCTTATGACTCCGATCCGAAGATGGCGGCCGCCTCGCGCGTGAAGATGCTGGACATGCTCGCGGCGAACAAGATCGCCGTGATGTCCTATCACTTCGCATGGCCGGGCTACGGTCATGTTGTGAAAGCCGGCGATGGCTTCCGCTACATCGCCGAGCCGATGATCATGAACCTGTAA
- a CDS encoding YifB family Mg chelatase-like AAA ATPase, whose translation MMQHVATVAFEGIEARAVDVQVQVVPGLPNFIIVGLPDKAVSEARERVRAALTASGLALPARRIIVNLAPADLPKEGSHYDLPIALGLMATIGAIPHDALAGFTVLGELGLDGSLAPVAGVLPAAIGANTRDEGLICPAVCGSEAAWASPDIQIIAAQSLIQIANHFKGTQVLSRPQPKVQTRENSLLDLKDIKGQESAKRALEIAAAGGHHLLMMGSPGSGKSMLAARLPSILPSLSPAELLEVSMIASVAGEIRDGALTARRPFRAPHHSASMAALTGGGLRARPGEISLAHQGVLFLDELPEFDPRVLDSLRAPLENGEVAVSRANHRVTYPARFMLVAAMNPCRCGHAFEPGFSCKRGRIDRCTSDYQTRISGPLMDRIDLRIEVPPVTAADLILPPPSEGSAEVAARVAVARDIQTARYAATGLPGTHTNASAPASVLETVAQPDAQGLALLKDAAETMRLSARGYHRILRVARTLADLDRAERIGRLHLAEALSYRALADEVRNAA comes from the coding sequence TTGATGCAGCATGTCGCGACGGTCGCATTTGAGGGGATCGAGGCCCGCGCGGTGGACGTGCAGGTTCAGGTCGTGCCGGGCCTGCCGAATTTCATCATTGTCGGACTTCCCGACAAGGCCGTCTCTGAAGCACGCGAGCGGGTGCGTGCAGCTTTGACCGCATCTGGCCTCGCACTGCCCGCTCGGCGCATTATCGTCAATCTCGCGCCGGCCGATCTCCCCAAGGAAGGCAGTCATTACGATCTGCCGATCGCGCTCGGGCTGATGGCAACCATCGGCGCGATCCCGCATGACGCGCTCGCCGGCTTCACCGTGCTCGGCGAACTCGGCCTTGATGGATCGCTGGCCCCGGTGGCCGGCGTATTGCCGGCGGCGATCGGCGCCAATACACGCGATGAAGGACTGATCTGTCCGGCGGTTTGCGGCTCCGAAGCTGCATGGGCAAGCCCGGACATCCAGATCATCGCAGCACAGTCGCTGATCCAGATCGCCAATCACTTCAAAGGCACGCAAGTGCTGTCGCGGCCACAACCGAAGGTCCAGACCCGCGAAAACTCACTGCTCGACCTCAAGGATATCAAAGGGCAGGAGAGCGCAAAGCGGGCGCTGGAGATCGCAGCAGCCGGCGGTCACCACCTGTTGATGATGGGGAGTCCGGGCTCGGGGAAATCCATGCTGGCCGCGCGGCTGCCGTCCATCCTGCCCTCGCTATCGCCCGCGGAATTGCTGGAAGTCTCCATGATTGCCTCCGTTGCCGGGGAAATCCGCGACGGTGCGCTGACGGCCCGCCGGCCATTTCGCGCACCGCATCATTCCGCCAGCATGGCCGCGCTTACCGGCGGTGGGCTGCGTGCGCGGCCGGGCGAAATTTCGCTCGCACATCAAGGCGTGCTGTTTCTGGACGAGCTGCCCGAATTCGACCCCCGCGTACTCGACTCCCTGCGGGCGCCCCTGGAGAATGGCGAGGTTGCGGTCTCGCGCGCCAATCACCGGGTCACCTATCCCGCGCGCTTCATGCTGGTGGCGGCCATGAATCCATGCCGCTGCGGACACGCCTTCGAGCCCGGCTTTTCATGCAAGCGCGGACGGATCGACCGCTGTACGTCGGACTACCAGACCCGCATCTCCGGCCCGCTGATGGACCGTATCGATCTGCGCATCGAGGTGCCGCCCGTCACCGCCGCAGACCTGATCCTGCCGCCGCCGTCGGAGGGCTCTGCCGAGGTGGCCGCGCGCGTTGCCGTAGCCCGCGATATCCAGACCGCGCGCTACGCTGCTACGGGTCTCCCGGGCACGCATACGAATGCCTCCGCGCCGGCATCGGTGCTGGAGACCGTTGCACAGCCTGATGCACAAGGGCTCGCCCTGCTGAAAGATGCCGCCGAGACCATGCGGCTCAGCGCGCGCGGCTATCACCGCATCTTGCGTGTGGCGCGCACTTTGGCTGACCTCGACCGTGCCGAGAGGATCGGCCGGCTCCATCTCGCCGAAGCACTGTCCTACCGAGCTTTGGCGGACGAGGTCCGAAACGCCGCCTGA
- a CDS encoding phosphoribosyl-ATP diphosphatase, giving the protein MSFTLHDLAATIDARAAAADGDSSYTKKLLDKGAVHCAKKFGEEAVEAVIAAVDDDRTDLINESADVLFHLLVLLKSRGITIQDVEAALGARTHQSGLQEKASRKSD; this is encoded by the coding sequence ATGTCCTTCACGCTGCATGATCTGGCCGCCACCATCGATGCCCGCGCCGCGGCAGCGGATGGTGATTCCTCCTATACGAAGAAGCTACTCGACAAGGGCGCGGTGCATTGCGCCAAGAAATTCGGCGAGGAAGCCGTCGAGGCCGTCATCGCCGCGGTCGATGACGATCGCACCGACCTGATCAATGAAAGCGCCGACGTGCTGTTTCATCTGCTGGTGCTTTTGAAGTCGCGCGGCATCACCATTCAGGATGTGGAGGCCGCGCTCGGCGCGCGGACGCATCAATCCGGATTGCAGGAAAAGGCGTCACGCAAGAGCGACTGA
- a CDS encoding GNAT family N-acetyltransferase, translating to MHGNEFVRAKPATIKPGVMQMLRPQNMALAAQTAITWFKPPFHFDPANFNLNGAPSLGRMGPLEVRLAQDKRDVKRAQRLRYKVFYKNGTAIADAATMLARRDKDAFDKICDHLLVVDHAAKPTLSGRQPVVGTYRLLRHESAMKHGGFYTQSEFDLDGVLHSHPGLRFLELGRSCVLERYRTKRTVELLWQGIWSYVKQNRFDVMIGCASFEGTDPDALALPLSFLHHHARAPEEWRARAHGSRYVEMNRMPKEAIDQKAALRALPPLIKGYLRIGAMIGDGAVIDHQFGTTDVLIVMPVSAIGARYIEHFGGEAKAA from the coding sequence ATGCACGGCAATGAATTCGTTCGAGCGAAGCCAGCGACTATCAAGCCGGGCGTCATGCAGATGTTGCGGCCGCAGAACATGGCACTGGCGGCGCAAACCGCGATCACCTGGTTCAAGCCGCCATTCCATTTCGATCCCGCCAATTTCAATCTGAATGGCGCGCCCTCGCTCGGCCGGATGGGGCCGCTGGAAGTGCGCCTCGCCCAGGACAAGCGCGACGTGAAGCGCGCGCAGCGCCTGCGTTACAAGGTGTTCTACAAGAACGGCACCGCCATCGCCGACGCCGCCACCATGCTGGCGCGGCGCGACAAGGACGCGTTCGACAAGATCTGCGATCACCTGCTGGTGGTCGATCATGCCGCCAAGCCGACATTGTCGGGTCGGCAGCCGGTGGTCGGCACCTATCGCCTGCTCCGCCACGAAAGCGCGATGAAGCACGGCGGCTTCTATACCCAGAGCGAATTCGATCTCGATGGCGTCCTGCACAGCCATCCCGGCCTGCGCTTCCTAGAGCTCGGTCGTTCTTGCGTGCTGGAGCGGTATCGCACCAAGCGCACCGTCGAGCTGCTCTGGCAGGGCATCTGGAGCTATGTGAAGCAGAACCGCTTCGATGTGATGATCGGCTGCGCCAGCTTCGAAGGCACCGATCCGGACGCGCTGGCGCTTCCGCTGTCATTCCTGCATCACCATGCCCGCGCCCCCGAAGAATGGCGCGCGCGTGCGCATGGTTCGCGCTATGTCGAAATGAACCGGATGCCGAAGGAGGCCATCGATCAGAAAGCCGCCCTTCGCGCGCTGCCGCCGCTGATCAAGGGCTATCTGCGCATCGGCGCGATGATCGGCGATGGTGCCGTCATCGATCACCAGTTCGGCACGACGGATGTGCTGATCGTGATGCCGGTGTCGGCGATCGGCGCCAGATATATCGAGCATTTCGGCGGGGAAGCGAAGGCGGCTTGA